Proteins from one Homalodisca vitripennis isolate AUS2020 chromosome 3, UT_GWSS_2.1, whole genome shotgun sequence genomic window:
- the LOC124358431 gene encoding iron-sulfur clusters transporter ABCB7, mitochondrial-like, giving the protein MVSQLSKEGAQHIPITRDNSTIEFRNVNFSYVSGKPIFDNLSLTIPAGKKIAIVGGSGSGKSSMIRLLYRFFEPTSGDIFIGGVNIKDIDLDCLRKSISIVPQDSVLFHETIFYNLHYGDLSKSKEEVFEASKMADLHDSVARWPQGYDTQVGERGLKLSGGEKQRVAIARAILKGAPVLVFDEATSSLDSITEHNILDALQRATEGRTSICIAHRLSTVMDADEILVLQNGRLQERGSHQQLLNNPHSLYSRMWNMQHNGSSARAASAI; this is encoded by the exons ATGGTTTCACAATTG AGCAAGGAAGGTGCCCAGCATATTCCTATCACAAGAGACAATTCCACAATTGAGTTCCGGAATGTCAATTTCAGCTATGTGTCTGGCAAGCCCATCTTTGACAATCTTTCTCTGACTATACCTGCAGGAAAGAAGATAGCAATTGTAGGAGGTTCTGGATCTGG GAAGTCTTCGATGATCCGGTTGCTCTATCGCTTTTTTGAGCCTACATCTGGGGATATTTTCATTGGAGGTGTCAACATCAAGGACATTGACTTGGACTGTTTGCGGAAATCAATATCAATTGTTCCACAG GACTCCGTGTTATTTCACGAGACCATCTTTTACAACCTCCACTATGGGGACTTATCTAAGAGCAAGGAGGAAGTATTTGAGGCCTCCAAAATGGCTGACCTCCACGACTCTGTCGCAAGATGGCCTCAAGGATATGATACCCAG GTTGGAGAGAGAGGTCTAAAACTGTCTGGAGGGGAGAAACAGAGAGTAGCCATTGCCCGAGCAATACTCAAGGGAGCTCCTGTACTAGTCTTTGACGAGGCTACTTCTTCTCTTGATTCTATCACTGAACAC AACATCCTGGATGCTCTGCAACGAGCAACGGAGGGACGCACATCTATCTGTATCGCTCACCGACTCTCTACAGTGATGGATGCTGATGAGATCTTGGTGCTGCAGAATGGCCGACTCCAGGAGAGAGGCTCCCATCAGCAGTTGCTGAACAATCCTCACTCACTGTACTCTCGCATGTGGAACATGCAGCATAACGGTTCTTCTGCTCGGGCCGCAAGCGCTATTTAG